In the genome of Paenibacillus sp. FSL R5-0766, one region contains:
- a CDS encoding NAD(P)-dependent oxidoreductase has product MNSSGTTLSDYGWESRFAEMKPAMTGKEAMEESNRCLYCYDAPCIKACPTDINIPSFISKISTGHLKGSARTIMDANPVGASCARVCPTEELCEGACVLNESSKPIRIGDLQRYATDWARAKNEPLFQAAPTNGRNVAVVGAGPAGLSAARELGRAGYEVTIYEAKPKGGGLNTYGIVSFRLPESVALWEVEQVEVLGVQIRYGVRIGVDIPVTQLLEQHEAVILACGMGSVPMLGIEGETLEGVYDAIELVESTKQGVPPALNGLKVAVIGAGNTAVDAATCSVRLGAERVQMLYRRGESQMTAYAFEYTFAKQEGVEFRWFTMPQRIIGDENGRVQAVECVKMELITPPGGGRALPVPVEGSEFMIECDTVIRAIGQHRLLPLIEAFGLRHQWGVVEIEPHTYRTSHPQIYAAGDVIFGQGQGEAMVVSAAQQGKLAAAAVMKALPGQVEETA; this is encoded by the coding sequence ATGAACAGCTCAGGAACAACGTTATCCGATTATGGGTGGGAGAGTCGTTTTGCCGAGATGAAACCCGCTATGACAGGAAAGGAAGCGATGGAGGAGTCAAACCGCTGTCTGTACTGTTACGATGCACCTTGTATCAAGGCCTGTCCAACTGATATCAACATCCCTTCGTTTATTAGCAAAATATCAACAGGGCACCTGAAAGGTTCGGCCCGCACCATCATGGATGCAAATCCGGTTGGAGCCAGCTGCGCACGCGTCTGTCCCACAGAGGAATTGTGTGAAGGCGCATGTGTGCTAAATGAATCGTCAAAGCCGATTCGAATTGGTGACTTGCAGCGTTACGCCACTGACTGGGCACGAGCCAAGAATGAGCCGTTATTCCAGGCAGCGCCCACCAATGGGAGAAATGTTGCTGTTGTAGGAGCCGGGCCAGCGGGATTATCGGCGGCTCGTGAACTGGGGCGCGCAGGTTATGAGGTGACGATCTATGAAGCCAAACCCAAAGGCGGCGGGCTGAATACGTACGGCATCGTATCTTTCCGTTTGCCCGAATCGGTTGCGCTATGGGAAGTGGAGCAGGTAGAAGTGCTTGGTGTGCAGATTCGTTATGGTGTGCGCATCGGTGTGGATATTCCTGTTACGCAGTTGCTGGAGCAGCATGAAGCGGTCATTCTAGCCTGTGGCATGGGTTCAGTACCTATGCTGGGCATTGAAGGGGAGACATTGGAAGGTGTCTATGATGCGATTGAACTGGTGGAGTCTACGAAGCAGGGTGTTCCACCCGCGCTGAATGGTCTGAAGGTCGCCGTTATTGGCGCGGGCAATACGGCGGTAGATGCAGCAACCTGTTCGGTACGTCTTGGTGCCGAGCGGGTGCAGATGTTATATCGGCGCGGGGAAAGCCAGATGACGGCGTATGCGTTTGAATATACGTTTGCCAAGCAGGAGGGTGTGGAGTTCCGCTGGTTTACGATGCCGCAGCGTATTATTGGAGACGAGAACGGTCGGGTTCAAGCTGTGGAATGTGTGAAAATGGAGCTGATTACCCCGCCTGGCGGTGGGCGTGCGTTGCCTGTGCCTGTAGAAGGATCGGAGTTCATGATTGAATGTGATACGGTCATCCGGGCGATTGGGCAGCATCGTTTATTACCATTAATTGAAGCGTTCGGGCTGCGTCACCAATGGGGCGTCGTTGAGATCGAACCGCATACGTACCGTACCTCGCATCCTCAGATCTATGCGGCAGGAGATGTTATTTTTGGTCAGGGCCAGGGTGAAGCGATGGTTGTCTCGGCTGCACAGCAGGGTAAGCTGGCTGCTGCCGCAGTCATGAAGGCATTGCCTGGACAGGTGGAAGAGACGGCATGA
- a CDS encoding nitrilase-related carbon-nitrogen hydrolase: MSKISIGLIQASHEIEGSAPVEVHKEAAVQKHIVLVREAAARGAKIIGLQEVFYGPYFCTEQSPKWYASAEPVPEGPTTRRFQELAKELAVVIVLPVYEVEGIASYYNTAAVIDADGTYLGKYRKHHIPHVEAGEGTNGFWEKYYFKPGNLGFPVFDTAYARVGVYICYDRHFPEGARLLGLAGAEIVFNPSATVAGTSEYLWKLEQPAHAVANGYYVAAINRVGVEAPWNMGEFYGQSYLVDPRGRMVAIGSRDQDEVVIGEMDTEMIREVRNVWQFYRDRRPETYEHLVSL, translated from the coding sequence ATGAGCAAAATCAGCATCGGATTAATCCAGGCTTCTCATGAAATTGAAGGTTCGGCTCCCGTTGAGGTGCATAAGGAGGCCGCGGTTCAGAAACACATTGTGCTGGTCCGTGAAGCTGCTGCAAGAGGGGCGAAGATCATCGGGTTGCAGGAAGTATTCTATGGACCGTACTTTTGTACAGAGCAAAGTCCCAAATGGTATGCATCCGCTGAACCTGTGCCGGAAGGACCAACGACCAGACGTTTTCAGGAGCTGGCGAAGGAGCTCGCGGTGGTGATTGTTTTACCTGTGTACGAGGTGGAGGGCATTGCTTCGTATTACAATACGGCAGCTGTCATTGATGCAGATGGTACGTATCTGGGCAAATATCGCAAACATCATATCCCGCATGTGGAAGCAGGTGAGGGTACAAATGGGTTCTGGGAAAAGTATTATTTCAAACCAGGTAACCTCGGGTTTCCGGTTTTTGATACGGCCTACGCCAGAGTTGGTGTGTACATCTGTTATGATCGTCATTTTCCGGAAGGTGCACGATTGCTTGGACTGGCGGGGGCTGAAATAGTGTTCAATCCGTCCGCTACGGTTGCGGGTACATCGGAATATCTGTGGAAACTGGAACAGCCTGCTCACGCGGTAGCTAACGGCTATTATGTAGCGGCCATCAACCGGGTTGGCGTGGAAGCGCCATGGAATATGGGTGAATTTTATGGACAGTCGTACCTGGTCGACCCGCGAGGCAGAATGGTAGCGATCGGCAGCAGGGATCAGGATGAGGTCGTTATTGGCGAGATGGATACGGAGATGATTCGTGAGGTGCGTAATGTGTGGCAATTCTACCGGGATCGCAGGCCGGAAACGTACGAACATCTGGTTAGTCTGTAG
- a CDS encoding M20 family metallo-hydrolase: MQTTRGKVINQHRLNERIEQLSQIGRIAETGVCRLALTPEDMDGIIQVRLWMEKAGLTTRLDAFGNLIGRLEGADQALPILMIGSHIDSQPYGGRYDGAIGVLGALEAVQCLIENGIQPLMPIEVIAFCDEEGSRFNKGLFGSRGITGQLEEGELERQDKNGVTRREALEAFGCSPSDFEEAIYPPGSIGSYLELHIEQGPVLEALNAPVGLVTGISGPLWLTVTMKGMAGHAGSVPMGMRHDALVGSAKVIAAFDDMVREDPGAPTVGTVGSLRVFPDSRNIIPEEVSFTVDLRDMEMERRNRLEARLMNILDDVSFRYGLTYSLTEDTNSEPRYCAEPIMSVIRSSAEEIGVTLPELMSGPFHDALALSLVCDYGMIFVRSKDGISHHPSEYSSPEDIGLGTEVLYRTIRRMCSGVNQPIILPEEAL; encoded by the coding sequence GTGCAGACCACAAGAGGCAAAGTCATTAATCAGCATCGGCTGAATGAGCGAATTGAGCAGTTGTCACAGATTGGCCGAATCGCGGAGACGGGTGTCTGCCGACTTGCCCTGACCCCGGAAGATATGGATGGCATCATTCAGGTTCGTCTCTGGATGGAAAAGGCCGGTCTGACGACTAGACTTGATGCCTTCGGCAATCTGATTGGTCGTCTCGAAGGTGCGGATCAGGCGCTGCCGATCCTCATGATTGGTTCCCATATTGACTCTCAGCCCTACGGCGGTCGATATGATGGAGCGATCGGTGTGCTCGGCGCACTCGAAGCCGTGCAATGCCTGATCGAAAATGGCATTCAGCCTCTTATGCCGATTGAGGTGATTGCCTTTTGCGATGAAGAGGGTTCCCGTTTTAACAAAGGGTTGTTCGGCTCGCGTGGCATAACCGGTCAGTTGGAAGAAGGCGAACTGGAGCGGCAGGATAAAAACGGAGTGACCCGCCGGGAGGCGCTGGAAGCCTTCGGCTGTTCTCCTTCGGATTTTGAAGAAGCGATCTATCCGCCAGGTTCCATTGGCAGTTATCTGGAGCTGCACATTGAGCAGGGGCCGGTGCTGGAAGCGTTGAATGCACCAGTAGGTCTGGTGACGGGCATCTCGGGCCCGTTGTGGCTTACGGTGACGATGAAAGGCATGGCGGGTCATGCGGGCTCCGTTCCGATGGGGATGCGGCATGATGCTTTGGTAGGCAGCGCCAAAGTCATTGCGGCTTTTGACGATATGGTGAGAGAAGACCCGGGAGCACCAACCGTAGGTACGGTGGGAAGTTTGAGGGTGTTTCCAGACTCACGGAACATCATTCCGGAGGAAGTCAGCTTCACGGTGGATTTGCGAGACATGGAGATGGAGCGCAGGAACCGGCTTGAAGCCCGATTGATGAACATTTTGGATGACGTGAGCTTCCGATATGGTCTAACCTACTCGCTGACAGAGGATACGAATAGTGAGCCGCGGTATTGTGCAGAGCCAATCATGTCGGTTATTCGTTCATCCGCGGAAGAGATCGGGGTTACTTTGCCAGAACTGATGAGTGGTCCGTTCCATGATGCGTTGGCCCTTTCGCTTGTGTGTGATTATGGCATGATCTTTGTCCGCAGCAAAGACGGCATCAGTCATCATCCCAGCGAATATTCCTCCCCGGAGGATATTGGACTGGGCACGGAAGTGTTATATCGCACCATTCGGAGGATGTGCAGTGGCGTGAACCAACCAATCATTTTACCCGAGGAGGCGTTGTGA
- a CDS encoding aspartate aminotransferase family protein, with protein sequence MSSVDQQPQPLGGTKEEWLEKDRKYVWHHISPHNDHPMIAVSGEGSWITDQDGTRYLDAMSGLWCVNVGHGREEIARSAYEQMKALAYVPMTQSHEPAILLAEKLNEWLEGEYRIFFSNSGSDANEVAFKIARQYHHQNGEPTRHKFISRHRAYHGNSMGALGATGQAARKIKYEPLGVGFSHVPPPYCYRCPFGRKKDECGLECATIYEEVIRWEGPETVAAVIMEPVITGGGMIVPPPDYMRTVQEICQRYGVLLIVDEVICGFGRSGQKFGHQNYGVQPDIVTMAKGMTSAYSPLSATAVRADLYDTFREPGPDTHFRHVNTFGGNPVSCRVALANLEILERENLVSRAEELGYLLREKLEPLLELSIVGDIRSFGFACGVELIEADGSPAEADKVMKVLASCKRDGILIGKNGDTVPGFANILTISPPFVTTEEELDLIAGSLLVVLRSLDAG encoded by the coding sequence ATGAGTTCTGTGGATCAGCAGCCTCAGCCTCTTGGCGGTACGAAGGAAGAATGGCTGGAGAAAGATCGCAAATACGTATGGCATCACATCTCACCTCATAACGATCATCCGATGATTGCGGTAAGTGGAGAGGGCAGCTGGATCACCGATCAGGATGGTACACGTTATCTGGATGCGATGTCTGGACTGTGGTGTGTGAATGTGGGGCATGGCCGGGAGGAGATTGCGAGGAGTGCCTACGAACAGATGAAAGCACTCGCTTATGTACCGATGACGCAGAGTCATGAACCGGCGATTTTGCTGGCGGAGAAGCTGAATGAATGGCTGGAGGGGGAGTATCGAATATTCTTCTCCAACTCAGGTTCAGATGCAAATGAGGTGGCTTTCAAAATAGCCCGTCAGTATCACCATCAGAATGGTGAGCCTACACGGCATAAATTCATCTCCCGTCACCGTGCGTATCACGGCAACTCCATGGGCGCACTGGGCGCCACCGGGCAAGCCGCTCGCAAGATCAAATACGAGCCACTCGGCGTAGGTTTCTCTCATGTTCCGCCACCATATTGTTACCGATGTCCGTTTGGACGAAAAAAGGATGAATGCGGACTCGAATGTGCAACCATCTATGAAGAGGTGATTCGTTGGGAAGGTCCTGAGACGGTTGCCGCAGTAATTATGGAGCCGGTGATTACAGGGGGCGGCATGATTGTCCCACCGCCAGATTACATGCGTACCGTACAAGAGATCTGTCAGCGCTATGGAGTACTGCTCATTGTGGATGAGGTAATCTGTGGTTTTGGCCGCTCTGGGCAGAAGTTTGGTCATCAGAACTATGGCGTACAGCCAGATATCGTGACGATGGCAAAAGGCATGACCAGTGCGTATTCGCCGCTATCGGCAACGGCCGTGCGAGCCGATCTGTATGACACGTTCCGGGAACCCGGCCCGGATACCCATTTTCGCCATGTGAATACCTTTGGCGGGAATCCCGTTTCCTGCCGAGTTGCACTGGCGAATCTGGAGATTCTGGAACGAGAGAATCTGGTCAGCCGCGCGGAGGAACTGGGATACCTGCTTCGTGAGAAGCTGGAACCTTTGCTGGAGCTGTCCATTGTGGGGGATATCCGTTCATTCGGATTCGCCTGTGGGGTGGAGTTGATTGAAGCTGATGGTTCTCCTGCGGAGGCGGACAAAGTGATGAAGGTGCTCGCCAGTTGTAAAAGGGACGGCATTCTGATTGGCAAGAATGGCGATACCGTGCCGGGGTTTGCAAACATTCTGACGATCTCCCCACCATTTGTCACCACCGAGGAGGAGCTGGATCTGATCGCTGGAAGTTTGCTCGTTGTGCTACGTAGTCTGGACGCAGGTTAG
- a CDS encoding ABC transporter substrate-binding protein: MYKTLKPGLLVLVLLVVTVLSACSTKSEPAAEPVAASSGGAGEADQPLTKVKIQLKWVPQAQFAGIYAAKGKGFFADEGIDAEIIPGGPDIVIEQQVVNGAADVGITGVDSLLVSRDNGLPLVSLAQISQKSSYRLIAKKSLGITDPAQMKGKKVSTWFGSQQFQVLAFMERNGLDPKKDIELVKQGFTMDQFFNDQVDVATATIYNEYHVVLESGMKESDLDVFNIEDAGVGMLEDTLIAKKDWVDSNRELAVKVTRAILKGWNYAIDQQDETVDIVMSNVTEGSTTREHQVTMLEEIAKLIRPEGFTEQQVGSFVDESFTRTADIALNYGLIKKAANLDEALEKSIYEEAVK; this comes from the coding sequence ATGTACAAAACGTTGAAGCCGGGTTTGCTGGTATTGGTCCTGTTGGTTGTTACAGTGCTGAGCGCATGTTCTACGAAGTCCGAGCCGGCGGCTGAGCCTGTCGCTGCGAGTTCAGGAGGGGCGGGCGAAGCAGATCAACCCTTAACCAAAGTGAAAATTCAACTGAAATGGGTACCGCAGGCGCAATTTGCCGGGATTTATGCAGCGAAGGGGAAAGGTTTTTTTGCAGATGAAGGCATTGATGCCGAGATTATTCCGGGTGGTCCGGATATCGTGATTGAGCAGCAGGTGGTCAATGGCGCGGCCGATGTGGGGATCACGGGAGTGGACAGTCTGCTGGTCAGCCGGGATAACGGTCTGCCGCTCGTCTCGCTCGCGCAGATCTCACAGAAGAGTAGCTATCGTTTGATTGCCAAGAAGTCCCTAGGCATTACCGATCCGGCTCAGATGAAGGGCAAGAAGGTCAGTACCTGGTTTGGCAGTCAGCAGTTTCAGGTGCTCGCGTTTATGGAGAGGAATGGACTCGATCCGAAGAAAGATATTGAACTGGTGAAGCAGGGCTTCACAATGGATCAGTTTTTCAATGACCAGGTGGATGTGGCGACGGCAACAATCTATAACGAATATCACGTGGTGCTGGAAAGTGGAATGAAAGAATCCGATCTGGATGTGTTCAACATTGAAGATGCCGGTGTTGGCATGCTGGAGGACACTCTGATTGCCAAAAAGGATTGGGTAGACAGCAACCGTGAGCTTGCGGTCAAAGTGACCCGTGCCATTTTGAAAGGCTGGAACTACGCCATTGATCAACAGGATGAGACGGTGGATATCGTGATGAGTAATGTGACGGAGGGCAGCACCACCCGCGAGCATCAGGTAACGATGCTGGAAGAGATTGCAAAGCTAATTCGCCCGGAAGGATTTACGGAGCAGCAAGTTGGCAGTTTTGTGGATGAGTCATTTACCCGAACTGCGGATATTGCACTGAACTATGGCTTGATCAAAAAAGCTGCCAACCTGGATGAAGCGCTGGAGAAAAGCATCTATGAAGAAGCTGTGAAATAA
- a CDS encoding ABC transporter permease, giving the protein MSEGQVLQRKRDEGVAIAAVTGAATPLTGSQITSASGSEIHGQQGQAEKARLGTSVRRRSIVLSMLPWGAGVLFLALWQLRVFHWIFSLESYQLPVPSAIAASIQENANMLFRYAMYSGTEMLGGFLLGSLLGALAAAGASFFPTSGRAAVTVLSALNAVPIVALAPIMNNWFGDGIWSRIAVVTVITMAAMAVSLFKGLTSIQPQYSDLLSGLAASRMQFFWKLRLPHALPSLFAGLKINMSTSIIGAIVGEFFIASQGLGYLLSDQIRLANMPLAWSCIVIAAALGIVLYEAVVLAEKRLIPWNRARTDQ; this is encoded by the coding sequence ATGAGTGAAGGTCAAGTTTTGCAACGGAAGCGTGATGAAGGTGTGGCTATTGCTGCTGTAACTGGCGCGGCTACGCCCCTCACGGGTTCACAGATAACATCTGCTTCAGGATCAGAAATTCACGGACAACAGGGACAAGCCGAAAAGGCCAGATTGGGTACCAGCGTTCGCAGGCGCTCAATTGTACTGAGCATGCTTCCTTGGGGTGCGGGTGTGTTATTTCTCGCCCTCTGGCAGCTCAGGGTGTTTCATTGGATATTTTCGTTGGAAAGCTACCAACTGCCCGTGCCTTCCGCCATTGCGGCATCCATTCAGGAAAATGCCAATATGCTCTTTCGATATGCGATGTACAGCGGAACCGAAATGCTGGGAGGCTTTTTGCTCGGTTCATTGTTGGGTGCTCTGGCGGCAGCGGGTGCATCGTTCTTTCCAACAAGCGGCAGGGCCGCGGTTACGGTTCTGTCTGCACTTAATGCTGTTCCGATCGTGGCCCTTGCCCCGATTATGAACAATTGGTTCGGTGATGGGATTTGGTCTCGTATTGCAGTCGTCACGGTGATTACGATGGCCGCCATGGCCGTCAGCCTGTTCAAAGGGCTGACTTCCATTCAGCCGCAGTACAGTGATCTGCTGAGTGGTCTAGCCGCGAGCAGGATGCAGTTTTTTTGGAAGCTGAGACTGCCTCATGCGCTGCCTTCCCTCTTCGCCGGTCTGAAGATCAATATGTCGACCAGTATTATCGGGGCCATTGTGGGTGAATTTTTCATCGCCTCCCAGGGGCTCGGGTACTTGCTCTCGGATCAGATTCGACTGGCGAACATGCCTTTGGCTTGGTCCTGCATTGTCATCGCAGCCGCGCTCGGCATTGTGTTGTATGAAGCGGTTGTCCTGGCAGAAAAGCGACTCATTCCGTGGAATCGTGCACGCACAGATCAATAA
- a CDS encoding ABC transporter permease subunit: MSLRFFKPGYRSWVVIWIMAILVLWEGIAWMLQLFLSPQQAASRLPYLHEVLAALFRYSGTLAEQGAVTFGNAAIGFAGGTLLGLGLALLMSAAVWLERTLSPYVVSSQMVPVIGLAPIVYGIIHNAEWARIVMAAYVTFFPIIIHTLKGLKSTAPEHLELMRSCGASLTARYIKCLLPSALPGLFSGLKIAAPLAVTSSIVVELMGAPDGLGVLMVSSLYYGHAQVGMFWATIMLSIGIGLISYLAISLAERWLTPWQPEFRAKGGDAT, translated from the coding sequence ATGTCTCTGCGGTTCTTTAAACCAGGATATCGCTCCTGGGTCGTCATCTGGATTATGGCCATATTGGTGCTGTGGGAAGGAATCGCCTGGATGCTTCAACTGTTCTTGTCACCCCAGCAGGCGGCATCTCGCCTTCCTTATCTGCACGAAGTCCTTGCAGCCCTGTTTCGTTACTCGGGTACGCTCGCAGAGCAGGGGGCTGTCACGTTTGGCAATGCAGCCATTGGTTTCGCAGGGGGAACGCTGCTGGGTCTGGGTCTGGCGCTGCTCATGAGCGCGGCTGTCTGGCTGGAACGCACGTTATCTCCATATGTAGTCTCCTCTCAGATGGTTCCGGTTATTGGTCTAGCACCAATCGTGTACGGCATCATCCACAACGCGGAGTGGGCCCGAATTGTTATGGCGGCGTATGTCACTTTCTTCCCCATCATCATCCATACGTTAAAAGGATTGAAAAGTACAGCACCAGAGCACCTGGAACTGATGCGTTCCTGTGGAGCTTCACTGACTGCACGATATATCAAATGTCTGCTGCCCTCAGCACTGCCGGGACTTTTTTCCGGGTTGAAAATAGCCGCTCCGCTCGCGGTGACTTCCTCCATCGTTGTGGAATTGATGGGCGCTCCCGACGGACTCGGTGTCCTGATGGTCAGTTCGTTATATTACGGTCATGCCCAAGTTGGCATGTTCTGGGCGACCATCATGCTTAGCATTGGCATTGGCCTAATTTCGTATCTGGCCATCAGTCTGGCTGAACGTTGGCTGACCCCTTGGCAGCCTGAATTCAGGGCCAAAGGAGGGGATGCCACATGA